In Mugil cephalus isolate CIBA_MC_2020 chromosome 20, CIBA_Mcephalus_1.1, whole genome shotgun sequence, the following are encoded in one genomic region:
- the slc2a6 gene encoding solute carrier family 2, facilitated glucose transporter member 6 translates to MSADMDEKTPLIRRSTSVSQIRNSGLFLAVFSAVLGNFSFGYSLVYPSPVLPQFTGPEADPRLRMDTAQAAWFGSIYSLGAAAGGLGAMALNDLVGRKLSIMMSAVPSATGVLMSSVQFLSQCFPMCPQCLSVSVTSWPVSRVPRVSTSAMPASCPVTISEISHRRVRGALGSCPQITAVFGALALYSLGLVLPWRWLALAGQVPVVLMVLMLAFMPSSPRRLLSQGRSQKAEAALRWLRGRDYDTGAELCIIQHSIDTQAKVTWSQLATPIYYRPIGISVTMRFLQQMTGITPILVYLETIFSQSNVSLDPKYDAAIVGAVRLFSVSIAASLMDRAGRKALLYTSSLLMFLATLTLTMISRATPSCPPGPTPPHNGTTLDCSSHEALGQTAMGVIPLIGTMVFIFGYAMGWGPITWLLMSEVLPLVARGVASGLCVTVSWLTAFMVTHAFTYMVDRYGLVAPYLLFTVVSVLGLLFNAVCIPETRGRSLEEIENYFRTGRSFTINQHPSTSMSTPVSTPVSTPRQET, encoded by the exons ATGTCTGCAGACATGGACGAGAAGACGCCTCTGATCAGAAGATCCACATCTGTGTCTCAG ATCAGGAACTCTGGACTCTTCCTGGCCGTCTTCTCTGCCGTCCTGGGGAACTTCAGCTTCGGTTACTCGCTGGTCTACCCGTCCCCCGTCCTGCCTCAGTTCACGGGTCCTGAGGCCGACCCCCGTCTCCGCATGGACACGGCTCAGGCCGCCTGGTTCGGCTCCATCTACTCTCTGGGGGCGGCGGCCGGCGGCCTGGGCGCCATGGCGCTCAACGACCTGGTGGGACGGAAGCTGTCCATCATGATGTCAGCGGTGCCCTCTGCCACGGG TGTTCTCATGTCCTCAGTTCAGTTCTTGTCCCAGTGTTTCCCCATGTGtcctcagtgtctcagtgtctct GTTACCTCATGGCCTGTATCCCGAGTGCCTCGGGTGTCTACCAGTGCTATGCCTGCATCATGCCCT GTTACCATCTCAGAGATTTCCCACCGAAGGGTCCGGGGGGCGCTGGGCTCCTGCCCTCAGATCACCGCCGTGTTCGGGGCGCTGGCGCTTTACTCTCTGG GTCTGGTGTTGCCGTGGCGCTGGCTGGCCTTGGCGGGGCAGGTCCCGGTGGTCCTGATGGTCCTGATGCTCGCCTTCATGCCGTCCTCCCCCAGGAGGCTGCTGTCTCAGGGGCGGAGCCAGAAGGCGGAGGCGGCGCTGCGCTGGCTGAGGGGGCGGGACTATGACACGGGGGCGGAGCTCTGCATCATCCAG CACAGCATCGACACACAGGCCAAGGTCACATGGTCTCAGTTGGCCACACCCATCTACTACCGACCAATCGGCATCTCCGTGACGATGCGCTTCCTGCAGCAGATGACGGGCATCACGCCGATCCTGGTCTACCTGGAGACCATCTTCTCCCAGAGCAACGTGTCCCTGGACCCCAA GTACGACGCCGCCATCGTGGGCGCCGTCCGTCTCTTCTCCGTGTCCATCGCGGCCAGTTTGATGGACAGGGCGGGACGTAAGGCTCTGCTCTACACCTCCAGCCTCCTGATGTTTCTGGCCACACTGACGCTGACCATGATCTCACGGGCCACACCCTCCTGCCCCCCAGGCCCCACCCCTCCTCACAACGGCACCACCCTGGACTGCAGCTCCCATGAGGCCTTGGGGCAGACGGCGATGGGCGTCATCCCTCTGATCGGCACCATGGTCTTTATATTTG GTTACGCCATGGGCTGGGGTCCAATCACGTGGCTGCTGATGTCAGAGGTGTTGCCGCTGGTTGCTAGGGGCGTGGCCTCCGGTCTCTGCGTCACTGTCAGCTGGTTAACGGCGTTTATGGTGACGCACGCATTCACCTACATGGTGGACAG GTACGGCCTGGTGGCGCCCTACCTGCTGTTCACCGTTGTGTCCGTCCTCGGTCTCCTCTTCAACGCCGTCTGCATCCCGGAGACACGTGGACGCTCGCTGGAGGAGATCGAGAACTATTTCAGAACAGGACGCAGCTTCACCATCAACCAGCATCCTTCCACGTCCATGTCCACGCCCGTGTCCACGCCCGTGTCCACGCCAAGACAGGAGACATGA
- the clcn7 gene encoding H(+)/Cl(-) exchange transporter 7 isoform X2 — MANITKKVSWSSRADESGAAAERTPLLNGSEPARVSRQDSLRGRPKEIPHNEKLLSLKYESLDYDNSENQLFLEEERRMSYMGFRCLEISRWVICGLIGFFTGLIACFIDIAVEELAGLKYQVVKENIEKFTEVGGLSISLILWAVFNAAIVMLGSIIVAFWEPIAAGSGIPQIKCYLNGVKIPRVVRLKTLLVKVGGVICSVVGGLAVGKEGPMIHSGAVIAAGVSQGRSTSLKRDFKIFEYFRRDTEKRDFVSAGAAAGVSAAFGAPVGGVLFSLEEGASFWNQMLTWRIFFASMFSTFTLNFFLSIYHNKPGDLSNPGLINFGRFESDSMAYNLYEIPLFIAMGALGGFLGACFNVLNYWLTIFRIRYVHRPCLQVMEAMLVAAVTATVSFTMIYFSTDCQPLGPDHNEEYPLQLFCADGEYNSMATAFFNTPERSVRSLFHNPPGTYNPLTLGLFTLTYFFLACWTYGLAVSAGVFIPSLLIGAAWGRLCGILLASISASDSIWAVPGKYALIGAAAQLGGIVRMTLSLTVIMVEATGNVTYGLPIMLVLMTAKIVGDYFEEGLYDIHIKLQSVPFLHWEAPATSHWLTAREVMSSPVTCFNRIEKVGTIVDVLSNTSTNHNGFPVVVHVSDNDEPAKLCGLILRSQLIVLLKHKVFVELARSRLTQRKLQLKDFRDAYPRFPPIQSIHVSQDERECMMDLTEFMNPTPYTVPMETSLPRVFKLFRALGLRHLVVVDDSNRVVGLVTRKDLARYHLGKHGLEELQLAQT, encoded by the exons ATGGCGAACATCACCAAGAAAGTGTCCTGGTCCAGCCGGGCTGATGAGTCCGGGGCCGCTGCGGAGAGGACGCCGCTGCTGAACGGCTCCGAACCGGCCCGAGTGTCCAGACAG GACTCGCTGCGAGGACGACCTAAAGAGATCCCACACAACGAGAAGCTGCTGTCTCTTAAATATGAG AGTCTGGACTACGACAACAGTGAGAACCAGCTgtttctggaggaggagaggaggatgagctACATG GGTTTCCGGTGTCTGGAGATCAGTCGCTGGGTGATCTGCGGCCTCATCGGCTTCTTCACCGGCCTCATCGCCTGCTTCATCGACATCGCGGTGGAGGAGCTGGCTGGCCTCAAATACCAAGTGGTCAAAGAGA ACATAGAGAAGTTCACGGAGGTGGGCGGCCTGTCCATCTCGCTCATCCTCTGGGCCGTGTTCAACGCGGCCATCGTGATGCTGGGATCCATCATCGTCGCGTTCTGGGAG CCCATCGCAGCAGGAAGTGGGATTCCTCAGATCAAATGTTACCTGAACGGAGTCAAGATTCCCAGAGTTGTCCGACTCAAG ACTCTGCTGGTGAAAGTGGGCGGCGTGATCTGCTCGGTGGTCGGGGGTCTGGCTGTGGGGAAG GAAGGCCCCATGATTCACTCCGGGGCTGTGATCGCTGCAGGAGTGTCTCAGGGCCGGAGCACGTCTCTAAAGAGAGACTTTAAG atcTTTGAATACTTccgcagagacacagagaaacgcGACTTTGTTTCTGCCGGAGCTGCTGCCGGAGTTTCTGCAGCTTTCGGAGCTCCAGTCG GTGGCGTCCTGTTCTCTCTGGAGGAGGGAGCTTCTTTCTGGAACCAGATGTTGACCTGGAGGATC TTCTTCGCCTCCATGTTCTCCACCTTCACCCTGAACTTCTTCCTCAGCATCTACCACAATAAACCCGGGGACCTGTCCAACCCCGGCCTCATCAACTTCGGACGCTTCGAGAGCGAC AGTATGGCCTATAACCTCTACGAGATCCCGCTGTTCATCGCTATGGGAGCGTTAG GAGGTTTTCTGGGAGCTTGCTTCAACGTCCTGAACTACTGGCTGACCATCTTCAGGATCAG GTATGTCCACCGGCCGTGTCTCCAGGTGATGGAGGCCATGTTGGTGGCGGCCGTCACCGCCACCGTGTCCTTCACCATGATCTACTTCTCCACCGACTGCCAGCCGCTGGGTCCGGACCACAACGAGGAGTATCCGCTGCAG CTGTTCTGTGCAGACGGGGAGTATAACTCCATGGCCACGGCCTTCTTCAACACTCCGGAGAGAAGCGTCCGCAGCCTCTTCCACAACCCTCCAG gGACCTACAACCCTCTGACTCTGGGCCTGTTCACGCTGACCTACTTCTTCCTGGCGTGTTGGACGTACGGTCTGGCCGTGTCGGCCGGCGTCTTCATCCCGTCGCTGCTGATCGGAGCTGCCTGGGGGAGGCTGTGCGGGATCCTGCTCGCCTCCATCTCTGCCTCCGACTCG ATCTGGGCCGTCCCGGGTAAATATGCTTTGATCGGAGCTGCAGCTCAGCTGG GCGGCATCGTGAGGATGACTCTGAGTTTGACCGTCATCATGGTGGAAGCTACAGGGAACGTGACGTATGGACTTCCCATCATGCTCGTCCTCATGACGGCAAAGATCGTAGGAGATTACTTCGAAGAG GGTTTATACGACATCCACATCAAGCTGCAGAGCGTCCCCTTCCTGCACTGGGAGGCTCCCGCCACCTCCCATTGGCTGACGGCCAG GGAGGTGATGAGTTCCCCAGTCACCTGCTTCAACAGAATAGAGAAGGTGGGAACCATCGTGGACGTCCTGAGCAACACGTCGACCAATCACAACGGCTTCCCCGTCGTCGTGCACGTTTCCGACAACGATGAG CCGGCGAAGCTCTGCGGCCTGATCCTCCGCTCACAGCTCATCGTCCTGCTCAAACACAAG GTGTTTGTGGAGCTGGCCCGGTCCAGACTGACCCAGAGGAAGCTCCAGCTGAAGGACTTCAGGGACGCCTACCCCCGCTTCCCCCCGATCCAGAGCATCCACGTGTCCCAGGACGAGCGGGAGTGTATGATGGACCTGACGGAGTTCATGAACCCGACGCCTTACACCGTTCCCATG GAAACGTCTTTGCCTCGCGTCTTCAAGCTGTTCAGAGCTCTGGGACTCAGAcacctggtggtggtggacgaCTCCAACAGG GTGGTCGGGCTGGTCACCAGGAAGGACCTGGCCAGGTATCACCTGGGGAAACATggtctggaggagctgcagttgGCTCAAACATAA
- the clcn7 gene encoding H(+)/Cl(-) exchange transporter 7 isoform X1: MANITKKVSWSSRADESGAAAERTPLLNGSEPARVSRQLSAGGSLFHIGRLSTVDLEEEMTPDEDSLRGRPKEIPHNEKLLSLKYESLDYDNSENQLFLEEERRMSYMGFRCLEISRWVICGLIGFFTGLIACFIDIAVEELAGLKYQVVKENIEKFTEVGGLSISLILWAVFNAAIVMLGSIIVAFWEPIAAGSGIPQIKCYLNGVKIPRVVRLKTLLVKVGGVICSVVGGLAVGKEGPMIHSGAVIAAGVSQGRSTSLKRDFKIFEYFRRDTEKRDFVSAGAAAGVSAAFGAPVGGVLFSLEEGASFWNQMLTWRIFFASMFSTFTLNFFLSIYHNKPGDLSNPGLINFGRFESDSMAYNLYEIPLFIAMGALGGFLGACFNVLNYWLTIFRIRYVHRPCLQVMEAMLVAAVTATVSFTMIYFSTDCQPLGPDHNEEYPLQLFCADGEYNSMATAFFNTPERSVRSLFHNPPGTYNPLTLGLFTLTYFFLACWTYGLAVSAGVFIPSLLIGAAWGRLCGILLASISASDSIWAVPGKYALIGAAAQLGGIVRMTLSLTVIMVEATGNVTYGLPIMLVLMTAKIVGDYFEEGLYDIHIKLQSVPFLHWEAPATSHWLTAREVMSSPVTCFNRIEKVGTIVDVLSNTSTNHNGFPVVVHVSDNDEPAKLCGLILRSQLIVLLKHKVFVELARSRLTQRKLQLKDFRDAYPRFPPIQSIHVSQDERECMMDLTEFMNPTPYTVPMETSLPRVFKLFRALGLRHLVVVDDSNRVVGLVTRKDLARYHLGKHGLEELQLAQT, encoded by the exons ATGGCGAACATCACCAAGAAAGTGTCCTGGTCCAGCCGGGCTGATGAGTCCGGGGCCGCTGCGGAGAGGACGCCGCTGCTGAACGGCTCCGAACCGGCCCGAGTGTCCAGACAG ctgTCTGCAGGAGGCAGCTTATTTCACATAGGCAGACTCAGCACGGTGGATTTGGAAGAGGAGATGACGCCGGACGAG GACTCGCTGCGAGGACGACCTAAAGAGATCCCACACAACGAGAAGCTGCTGTCTCTTAAATATGAG AGTCTGGACTACGACAACAGTGAGAACCAGCTgtttctggaggaggagaggaggatgagctACATG GGTTTCCGGTGTCTGGAGATCAGTCGCTGGGTGATCTGCGGCCTCATCGGCTTCTTCACCGGCCTCATCGCCTGCTTCATCGACATCGCGGTGGAGGAGCTGGCTGGCCTCAAATACCAAGTGGTCAAAGAGA ACATAGAGAAGTTCACGGAGGTGGGCGGCCTGTCCATCTCGCTCATCCTCTGGGCCGTGTTCAACGCGGCCATCGTGATGCTGGGATCCATCATCGTCGCGTTCTGGGAG CCCATCGCAGCAGGAAGTGGGATTCCTCAGATCAAATGTTACCTGAACGGAGTCAAGATTCCCAGAGTTGTCCGACTCAAG ACTCTGCTGGTGAAAGTGGGCGGCGTGATCTGCTCGGTGGTCGGGGGTCTGGCTGTGGGGAAG GAAGGCCCCATGATTCACTCCGGGGCTGTGATCGCTGCAGGAGTGTCTCAGGGCCGGAGCACGTCTCTAAAGAGAGACTTTAAG atcTTTGAATACTTccgcagagacacagagaaacgcGACTTTGTTTCTGCCGGAGCTGCTGCCGGAGTTTCTGCAGCTTTCGGAGCTCCAGTCG GTGGCGTCCTGTTCTCTCTGGAGGAGGGAGCTTCTTTCTGGAACCAGATGTTGACCTGGAGGATC TTCTTCGCCTCCATGTTCTCCACCTTCACCCTGAACTTCTTCCTCAGCATCTACCACAATAAACCCGGGGACCTGTCCAACCCCGGCCTCATCAACTTCGGACGCTTCGAGAGCGAC AGTATGGCCTATAACCTCTACGAGATCCCGCTGTTCATCGCTATGGGAGCGTTAG GAGGTTTTCTGGGAGCTTGCTTCAACGTCCTGAACTACTGGCTGACCATCTTCAGGATCAG GTATGTCCACCGGCCGTGTCTCCAGGTGATGGAGGCCATGTTGGTGGCGGCCGTCACCGCCACCGTGTCCTTCACCATGATCTACTTCTCCACCGACTGCCAGCCGCTGGGTCCGGACCACAACGAGGAGTATCCGCTGCAG CTGTTCTGTGCAGACGGGGAGTATAACTCCATGGCCACGGCCTTCTTCAACACTCCGGAGAGAAGCGTCCGCAGCCTCTTCCACAACCCTCCAG gGACCTACAACCCTCTGACTCTGGGCCTGTTCACGCTGACCTACTTCTTCCTGGCGTGTTGGACGTACGGTCTGGCCGTGTCGGCCGGCGTCTTCATCCCGTCGCTGCTGATCGGAGCTGCCTGGGGGAGGCTGTGCGGGATCCTGCTCGCCTCCATCTCTGCCTCCGACTCG ATCTGGGCCGTCCCGGGTAAATATGCTTTGATCGGAGCTGCAGCTCAGCTGG GCGGCATCGTGAGGATGACTCTGAGTTTGACCGTCATCATGGTGGAAGCTACAGGGAACGTGACGTATGGACTTCCCATCATGCTCGTCCTCATGACGGCAAAGATCGTAGGAGATTACTTCGAAGAG GGTTTATACGACATCCACATCAAGCTGCAGAGCGTCCCCTTCCTGCACTGGGAGGCTCCCGCCACCTCCCATTGGCTGACGGCCAG GGAGGTGATGAGTTCCCCAGTCACCTGCTTCAACAGAATAGAGAAGGTGGGAACCATCGTGGACGTCCTGAGCAACACGTCGACCAATCACAACGGCTTCCCCGTCGTCGTGCACGTTTCCGACAACGATGAG CCGGCGAAGCTCTGCGGCCTGATCCTCCGCTCACAGCTCATCGTCCTGCTCAAACACAAG GTGTTTGTGGAGCTGGCCCGGTCCAGACTGACCCAGAGGAAGCTCCAGCTGAAGGACTTCAGGGACGCCTACCCCCGCTTCCCCCCGATCCAGAGCATCCACGTGTCCCAGGACGAGCGGGAGTGTATGATGGACCTGACGGAGTTCATGAACCCGACGCCTTACACCGTTCCCATG GAAACGTCTTTGCCTCGCGTCTTCAAGCTGTTCAGAGCTCTGGGACTCAGAcacctggtggtggtggacgaCTCCAACAGG GTGGTCGGGCTGGTCACCAGGAAGGACCTGGCCAGGTATCACCTGGGGAAACATggtctggaggagctgcagttgGCTCAAACATAA